In a single window of the Coprothermobacter proteolyticus DSM 5265 genome:
- a CDS encoding dihydrolipoamide acetyltransferase family protein, with translation MVDLKAIADQYDIDLEQLQVEKGEVSLEVLQAYIVEHFYPRIQKEEKVLGFRKVIAERLSESYRNAVHVTINMDIDPTNLLVLKEKTQGNPSLTVIMLKLVAFALKDCPNLNATLEDNVIKVYDSVNICVAVDAPYGLVTPVIRDVDKKSVADLVTEYEDVVSRARAGQLKEKDFVGGTFTITNLGMLGVDSFTPVINPPQVAILGINRIKDVVVLENNEPRLAKSMTLSLSVDHRVVDGAPGARFLQKVKEYFENASALE, from the coding sequence GTGGTTGACTTAAAAGCAATAGCAGATCAATACGACATCGATCTAGAGCAGCTTCAGGTTGAGAAGGGAGAGGTAAGCTTAGAAGTGCTTCAAGCGTATATTGTCGAGCACTTTTATCCGAGAATTCAGAAAGAGGAGAAAGTACTAGGTTTTAGAAAAGTTATAGCTGAGCGGCTATCAGAAAGCTATAGGAATGCCGTGCACGTGACAATTAACATGGATATCGATCCTACTAATTTGCTTGTTCTAAAAGAGAAAACACAGGGTAACCCGAGCTTGACTGTAATAATGCTAAAACTAGTTGCTTTTGCACTAAAGGATTGTCCAAATTTAAATGCTACTTTGGAAGACAATGTGATAAAGGTGTATGATTCCGTAAACATCTGTGTAGCAGTGGATGCTCCCTATGGGTTGGTTACACCTGTAATAAGAGATGTTGACAAGAAAAGCGTTGCAGACCTAGTAACGGAATACGAGGATGTGGTTTCACGAGCAAGAGCAGGCCAGCTAAAAGAAAAGGATTTTGTGGGTGGAACATTTACAATAACAAACTTGGGTATGCTGGGAGTGGATTCCTTCACACCAGTAATTAACCCACCGCAGGTGGCTATTCTCGGTATAAACAGAATCAAGGATGTTGTGGTACTTGAAAACAATGAACCACGCTTAGCAAAAAGCATGACACTTTCTTTGAGCGTTGATCACCGAGTTGTAGATGGCGCTCCAGGAGCTCGTTTTCTACAAAAAGTTAAAGAATATTTTGAGAATGCGAGTGCACTTGAGTAG
- a CDS encoding TIM barrel protein, translating to MVYTGIHLNISDGTDAILKQIDELQIDSFQIFLESPLSWTPMKGLYRFESLIERARNDFGVKTVFVHSPYLVHLASPRGSVRTKSWKKLKEDLSLASDLGIDGYVAHLDMQHPEQELVFLEEYSRYLSMISSNIPLLLENVAAAKFVGADPYFVLDVARQASTSYPAAICLDTAHLAAAGFDILQILEDKRFEELALRIRVVHLNDLKTPIGSSRDVHENLGEGSIGYGPLKKMVRAQNNGTSIILETPQDKPDNNRKNVAVLKKMLVE from the coding sequence ATGGTTTACACAGGTATACATCTCAACATAAGCGATGGGACAGACGCAATCCTAAAGCAAATAGACGAGCTGCAAATAGATTCGTTCCAGATTTTTCTGGAAAGTCCACTGTCATGGACTCCTATGAAAGGACTTTACCGCTTTGAGAGTCTCATAGAGAGGGCAAGGAACGATTTTGGCGTGAAGACTGTGTTTGTGCATTCACCTTATCTAGTACACTTAGCAAGTCCTAGGGGGTCTGTCAGGACAAAGTCATGGAAAAAACTTAAAGAAGATCTTTCATTGGCATCAGACCTTGGTATAGATGGTTACGTAGCTCACCTGGATATGCAACACCCAGAACAAGAGCTTGTTTTCCTTGAAGAATACTCGCGATACCTCTCGATGATATCATCCAATATTCCACTTCTCTTGGAAAACGTTGCAGCGGCAAAGTTTGTTGGCGCGGATCCTTATTTCGTTTTGGATGTAGCTCGTCAGGCATCTACCTCATATCCTGCCGCCATATGTCTAGATACTGCACATCTAGCTGCAGCTGGGTTTGACATTTTGCAGATTCTCGAAGACAAGCGATTCGAGGAGTTAGCTCTCCGCATCCGAGTAGTACATTTGAACGATTTGAAAACGCCTATTGGTTCATCTAGGGATGTACATGAAAACTTGGGCGAAGGCTCCATTGGATACGGCCCGTTAAAGAAAATGGTGAGGGCTCAGAACAACGGCACATCGATAATACTAGAAACACCCCAGGACAAACCCGATAACAATAGAAAAAACGTTGCGGTTTTAAAAAAGATGTTGGTCGAATAA
- a CDS encoding ABC transporter permease has product MFDFWYFLLRGLQLSAPMAYGALGAVYSETGGVVNIAVEGMMLTGTFFFVWGATLFKSWIAGLLFAIVGAVLISLIHGLATITFKVDHVVSGTALNILASGLTRFLSMQVFGMETQSAVNPYTPPTFLRINVIAYFFIPLAIFTVWLLNRTRFGLRLRSCGQNPWAADSLGVNVYGYKYAGVILSGIFAGLAAATLYPHQWIDAMTAGRGFLALAAMIFGNYNPLYAVLAAMLFGYAETLTYFQNQIPLLSGISPILIKAFPYVLALIVLAGFLGKTKPPKADGVIFEKGEG; this is encoded by the coding sequence ATGTTCGACTTTTGGTATTTCTTGTTGAGGGGCTTACAGTTAAGCGCACCCATGGCATATGGTGCTTTAGGTGCGGTTTACTCTGAAACTGGCGGTGTAGTGAACATTGCAGTAGAAGGTATGATGCTCACCGGTACTTTCTTCTTCGTCTGGGGAGCAACGCTTTTTAAGAGCTGGATAGCCGGACTACTGTTTGCAATCGTAGGAGCTGTCCTCATATCACTGATTCATGGATTGGCCACTATAACCTTCAAGGTTGACCATGTTGTAAGCGGCACTGCATTAAACATATTGGCATCAGGACTTACAAGATTCCTTAGCATGCAAGTCTTCGGCATGGAAACCCAGAGTGCTGTCAATCCTTATACACCCCCCACATTTCTGCGAATAAACGTAATTGCTTATTTTTTCATACCTTTGGCCATATTTACCGTATGGTTGCTTAATAGGACGCGTTTTGGTTTGCGTCTTCGCAGCTGTGGGCAGAATCCTTGGGCGGCAGATTCCCTTGGAGTGAATGTCTATGGATACAAGTATGCTGGTGTCATTTTGTCTGGCATTTTCGCTGGCCTTGCTGCTGCAACGCTTTATCCACATCAGTGGATCGATGCCATGACTGCAGGGCGTGGTTTCTTAGCGTTGGCAGCAATGATCTTTGGTAACTACAATCCACTGTATGCTGTGTTAGCGGCTATGTTGTTTGGATATGCTGAAACGCTCACGTACTTCCAAAACCAGATACCTCTGCTGAGTGGCATATCCCCCATACTGATTAAGGCTTTCCCGTATGTCCTTGCTCTTATTGTTCTGGCCGGGTTCTTGGGAAAGACAAAACCGCCTAAGGCTGACGGTGTCATTTTTGAAAAAGGTGAAGGTTAA
- a CDS encoding ABC transporter permease: protein MTQEQVKAQPKSMEWKYRLIEGSAPVLGFLFAMVVMMVTVQFIGESPIKALSAILTFSFSQAGIAYIVSQSIPLIIAGEANAIAFQAGVFNIGVEGQYLFGALCAGVAGAYLDLPTYIHIPVVILAGMLGGMIWILIPALLKVYKGVHEVISTIMMNQIASAVILYLVDGPFNGVRGEAQSFNLRTPYLKPTAVFPSLHNVINSITGLFGFEFPHYVAVDLSWLIALIVVLLMWFVLFKTSFGLRVRWVGQNISASVYAGVDVKKTLLVTMLISGAIGGLVGLQEVAYISKFFTPNITRGLGFTGLAVALLARNNPLGVILSGLLFSFLSRAGYGLQMYTKVPNSLIGIISGLMILSVVVIDQILRRYARTLRRREVG from the coding sequence ATGACACAAGAACAGGTAAAAGCGCAACCCAAAAGTATGGAGTGGAAATACAGACTTATTGAAGGTTCGGCTCCAGTCTTAGGCTTTTTGTTTGCCATGGTAGTAATGATGGTAACAGTTCAGTTCATAGGTGAAAGTCCGATTAAGGCTTTAAGTGCCATCTTGACCTTTTCTTTCAGTCAAGCTGGCATAGCTTATATTGTTTCTCAATCCATACCGCTAATAATAGCTGGTGAAGCGAACGCCATCGCTTTTCAGGCGGGGGTCTTCAACATAGGTGTAGAGGGCCAGTACCTATTTGGGGCTCTTTGTGCGGGGGTGGCTGGAGCTTATCTAGATCTCCCTACGTACATTCATATTCCGGTGGTTATTCTGGCTGGAATGCTCGGCGGTATGATATGGATCCTGATTCCCGCTCTGCTAAAGGTGTACAAAGGCGTGCACGAAGTCATAAGCACTATTATGATGAACCAAATAGCCTCTGCAGTCATTTTGTACCTAGTAGATGGCCCTTTTAACGGAGTTAGGGGTGAAGCGCAGTCTTTCAATTTGCGTACGCCTTACCTAAAACCCACTGCAGTGTTTCCATCTTTGCACAACGTCATAAACAGTATTACTGGTCTTTTCGGCTTTGAATTTCCGCATTATGTTGCGGTGGACTTAAGCTGGCTAATAGCCCTTATTGTAGTACTCCTTATGTGGTTTGTGCTGTTTAAGACATCTTTTGGACTTAGAGTACGCTGGGTGGGACAAAACATATCAGCTTCTGTTTACGCGGGCGTAGATGTAAAGAAAACACTCCTTGTAACCATGCTCATATCAGGGGCCATCGGTGGTCTAGTTGGCTTACAGGAAGTAGCCTACATATCGAAATTTTTCACTCCGAATATAACCAGAGGGCTTGGTTTTACAGGGCTTGCGGTAGCACTCCTAGCTAGAAACAATCCTCTTGGTGTCATCCTCTCAGGTTTGCTTTTCTCTTTCCTGAGTCGTGCCGGGTATGGACTTCAAATGTACACTAAAGTTCCTAATTCTCTAATTGGCATTATTTCAGGGCTTATGATACTCTCCGTGGTAGTTATTGACCAAATTCTCAGGCGTTACGCACGCACTTTAAGAAGAAGAGAGGTTGGTTAG
- a CDS encoding ABC transporter ATP-binding protein has translation MSKVDTVKERIPLIELKGITKAFPGVVANDDIHLTLYEGEIHALVGENGAGKTTLMKILYGEYRADKGEILVRGNPVRITNPSVAVALGIGMVHQHFMLVPGLTVLENIILGSEPVKNAVLDTKSARQKIENIMQKNAMPVDLDAYVEDLPVGLQQRVEILKLLYRGAETLVLDEPTAVLTPQETTELFKTLKALKEQGRGIIFISHKLNEVLEIADRITVIRRGRVVGEMPIEEASKEKIAEMMVGKPVVLEVENPRVEVGEDCLVLKDVVYEENGVKKLDGISFSVHAGEIYGVAGVEGNGQEELLKIVSGEIYPSAGEIRITDKLVNRIPPLGRRQLGVGHIPADRQAQGLFIDMPLYINVVVGWHWRQEFQKRGILDYKAMRSTASTVVKNFDVRTPSVEVPASALSGGNQQKFVVGREISFDPTLLLAAYPTRGVDVGATEFIYKQLIDEKVRGKAILLISADLEEILALSDRIGVLYRGKIIKEFRREEATPEIIGLYMLGVKEE, from the coding sequence ATGAGCAAGGTTGACACAGTCAAAGAACGGATTCCTCTGATAGAATTGAAGGGTATAACAAAGGCTTTTCCAGGCGTTGTGGCTAACGATGACATTCATCTGACGCTCTACGAAGGGGAAATTCATGCATTAGTTGGTGAAAACGGAGCTGGTAAGACCACGCTTATGAAAATTCTTTATGGGGAATACCGTGCAGACAAAGGTGAGATTTTGGTAAGAGGGAACCCTGTAAGAATTACGAATCCATCAGTAGCAGTGGCACTTGGCATAGGTATGGTGCACCAGCACTTTATGCTGGTGCCGGGTTTAACAGTTCTTGAAAACATCATCTTGGGCAGTGAACCTGTAAAGAATGCGGTTTTAGACACAAAATCGGCGCGACAGAAGATCGAAAACATTATGCAAAAGAACGCTATGCCTGTGGATCTTGATGCCTATGTTGAGGATTTGCCAGTGGGACTACAGCAGCGTGTTGAAATACTTAAACTGCTGTACCGAGGTGCAGAAACTCTGGTTCTTGATGAACCAACAGCTGTGTTAACTCCACAGGAAACAACAGAGCTGTTTAAAACGCTTAAGGCTCTTAAAGAACAGGGACGGGGCATAATATTTATTTCTCATAAACTAAACGAAGTTTTAGAAATAGCTGACAGAATCACTGTTATTAGAAGGGGCAGAGTAGTGGGTGAAATGCCCATTGAGGAAGCTAGCAAGGAAAAAATCGCCGAGATGATGGTGGGCAAACCAGTGGTGCTGGAGGTAGAAAACCCTCGGGTTGAAGTTGGCGAAGATTGTTTGGTGCTTAAAGATGTTGTTTATGAAGAAAACGGTGTCAAGAAACTTGATGGGATCAGCTTTTCTGTTCATGCTGGTGAGATTTACGGGGTAGCTGGCGTTGAAGGCAATGGGCAAGAAGAGCTTCTTAAAATAGTCTCAGGTGAGATTTACCCGTCAGCTGGTGAAATACGTATTACCGATAAGTTAGTCAATAGAATCCCTCCTTTGGGACGCAGACAACTTGGCGTGGGTCACATCCCAGCAGACCGACAGGCACAAGGTTTATTCATTGATATGCCTTTGTACATAAATGTGGTGGTTGGGTGGCATTGGCGACAGGAATTTCAAAAAAGGGGTATTCTTGATTACAAGGCAATGAGGTCTACTGCAAGCACCGTAGTAAAGAATTTCGACGTCAGAACTCCTTCTGTGGAAGTGCCTGCCAGTGCTTTAAGTGGCGGAAATCAGCAGAAATTTGTTGTGGGACGTGAAATAAGCTTTGATCCAACCCTTTTGCTGGCTGCTTACCCCACCAGAGGCGTAGACGTAGGGGCCACCGAATTCATATACAAGCAACTCATAGATGAAAAAGTCAGAGGGAAAGCCATTCTGCTTATATCCGCGGACCTTGAAGAGATCTTGGCTTTGTCTGATCGTATTGGAGTTCTTTACAGAGGAAAGATAATAAAAGAGTTCAGGAGAGAAGAAGCGACACCGGAAATCATTGGACTGTATATGCTGGGAGTGAAGGAAGAATGA
- a CDS encoding BMP family lipoprotein gives MKKFTVGILVALLAVSLVLSGCSQPSQPSTTEPKYKIGLVFDIGGRGDHSFNDSAYNGLVRLAEEFKGYIKDDPDNVNYGTEVELKYLEPKEGGQDREQLLRTLAEEGYDLIFGIGFMFTDPMINVAKDFPDTKFAIVDGSIEGLNEQSNIVCLNFKQNEGSFLVGAIAGLKTNTNKVGFVGGMQSTLIEQFEVGYKAGAMYVNPNLRQAGSILSQYIGTTGDAFKDPARGTEIASTFLNQGADIIYHASGASGAGVFQAVYDAYKNGKDVWAIGVDSDQGLVYKSSDDPEQQAIGDRILTSMLKRVDTSVYLTGKEFMEGQWKGGYRDFGLDVEGVGYAVNDYNRSLIEDVMPQVDELKQKIINGEIVVPTNNEELQTFQLP, from the coding sequence GTGAAAAAGTTTACAGTTGGTATTTTAGTCGCTCTATTAGCTGTCTCACTGGTTTTGAGCGGTTGTTCACAGCCTTCACAGCCAAGTACTACGGAACCGAAGTACAAGATCGGTCTTGTGTTTGATATCGGTGGAAGAGGAGATCACTCTTTTAACGATTCTGCTTATAACGGGCTAGTTCGTTTGGCAGAAGAGTTCAAAGGTTACATCAAAGACGACCCAGACAATGTTAACTACGGGACCGAGGTGGAGCTTAAGTACTTGGAACCTAAAGAGGGTGGCCAAGACAGAGAACAGCTTCTTCGTACTTTAGCTGAAGAGGGTTATGATCTTATCTTTGGTATCGGTTTCATGTTCACTGACCCCATGATCAATGTTGCAAAAGACTTCCCAGACACAAAGTTTGCCATTGTAGACGGTAGCATTGAGGGGCTTAATGAGCAGAGCAATATCGTCTGCTTGAACTTTAAGCAGAATGAAGGCTCATTCCTAGTAGGGGCTATTGCAGGCCTCAAGACCAATACAAACAAAGTAGGTTTCGTGGGTGGTATGCAGAGTACACTAATTGAGCAGTTCGAGGTTGGTTATAAGGCAGGAGCCATGTACGTCAATCCTAATCTGAGACAAGCTGGAAGCATTCTCTCCCAGTACATAGGTACTACTGGGGACGCCTTTAAAGACCCCGCTAGAGGGACAGAAATAGCTTCAACGTTCCTTAATCAGGGCGCAGACATTATTTACCACGCTTCTGGTGCGTCAGGTGCTGGTGTGTTCCAAGCAGTTTATGATGCCTACAAGAATGGTAAAGATGTGTGGGCCATTGGCGTAGATAGTGACCAAGGCTTGGTTTATAAGAGCAGCGACGATCCCGAACAGCAGGCTATTGGTGACCGTATTCTGACCTCCATGCTGAAGAGGGTCGATACATCTGTGTATCTTACTGGAAAAGAGTTCATGGAAGGCCAGTGGAAGGGTGGATATAGAGATTTTGGATTAGACGTAGAAGGCGTCGGATATGCGGTTAACGACTACAATAGATCTCTTATTGAGGATGTTATGCCCCAAGTAGATGAACTTAAACAGAAGATCATAAATGGCGAGATTGTTGTTCCAACCAACAACGAAGAACTACAAACGTTCCAATTACCCTAA
- a CDS encoding 6-phosphofructokinase, which translates to MDNIKRLGVLTGGGDAPGLNPAIRGVFYKAVELGYEVIGIKDGWKGLLEKETIVLSKADVDSALTKGGTILGSSRTNPYKREGGKEIAYENFKELGLSGLIAIGGEDTLGVAGQLVRDYQLPINGVPKTIDFDVPETDFTLGFFTALEVTTDILERLQDTAKSHHRVMVLEVMGRHAGWLGLFTAVAGGADYVLVPEKKADIEELIAKTKRALSDKGFAVVVVSEGAVLDESMLKDRPVDEFGHVQLGGMGEVVAQFLEKSLNTEVKCVILGHAQRGGKPSVIDRILPQLQALKAVEWLDKGQTGVLAAYKEGTIKPVDLTLVVGKNRPLPESLIDDFGVFFKG; encoded by the coding sequence GTGGATAACATAAAGCGACTTGGCGTTTTAACCGGTGGAGGCGACGCACCTGGACTAAATCCAGCTATTCGGGGAGTTTTCTACAAAGCTGTGGAATTGGGATATGAGGTCATAGGTATTAAGGATGGTTGGAAAGGCCTTTTAGAAAAAGAAACCATAGTGCTATCCAAAGCTGATGTAGACAGTGCTCTTACAAAGGGTGGTACTATTCTGGGCTCAAGCCGTACCAATCCTTACAAAAGAGAAGGCGGGAAAGAAATTGCCTATGAAAACTTCAAAGAACTTGGGCTCAGTGGTCTTATTGCCATAGGTGGCGAAGATACCTTAGGCGTTGCTGGGCAGCTTGTCAGAGATTACCAACTACCCATAAACGGAGTGCCAAAGACGATTGATTTTGACGTTCCCGAAACTGATTTTACGTTAGGTTTCTTTACAGCTCTGGAAGTTACCACGGACATACTTGAAAGGCTGCAAGACACCGCTAAGAGCCACCATCGTGTCATGGTATTAGAAGTTATGGGACGTCACGCAGGATGGCTGGGTCTTTTTACTGCCGTAGCTGGCGGCGCCGATTACGTGTTAGTTCCTGAAAAGAAAGCTGACATAGAAGAGCTTATTGCGAAGACAAAAAGAGCTCTCTCTGACAAAGGGTTCGCTGTAGTAGTGGTATCAGAGGGGGCTGTTTTAGACGAAAGCATGCTCAAAGACAGACCTGTTGATGAATTTGGCCATGTTCAACTGGGTGGCATGGGAGAAGTGGTTGCGCAGTTCTTAGAAAAAAGCTTGAATACGGAAGTGAAATGCGTTATTCTAGGCCATGCTCAAAGAGGTGGTAAACCTTCTGTGATAGACAGAATACTTCCACAACTTCAAGCGCTTAAAGCGGTGGAATGGTTAGACAAGGGACAGACTGGTGTCTTAGCTGCATACAAAGAAGGTACCATTAAGCCGGTTGATCTTACACTGGTTGTGGGGAAAAACAGGCCTCTTCCTGAGTCTTTAATAGACGATTTTGGAGTCTTTTTCAAAGGATAA
- a CDS encoding ATP-dependent 6-phosphofructokinase, with product MKRIGILTSGGDSPGMNAAICGAVIAAEQRNIEVIGVRNGFDGLLEEQFLPLSSSRVRGINSLGGTILGTSRSDRFLLPEWRRRVPDTLSSTGIDGLIVIGGNGSLRGAMALEEAGIPTVGIPGTIDNDLGGTDFTLGFITAAETAVKAVRRLTDVALSERGIFFVEVMGRNSGYIAMFVGLATGADFVNIPEAPATSEEIYTKISQAEGSAIVIWAEGCGDPSPLAEWLREELNRDIEISRIGHLQRGGTPATLDSFLGFTMGAAALYTISEGRHSIMIGTRNLQPVEVPYEVAIEPNPLPPYLQSMLLPLLNSR from the coding sequence ATGAAAAGAATCGGCATACTAACGTCCGGGGGTGATTCCCCCGGAATGAATGCAGCTATTTGTGGAGCTGTCATAGCCGCCGAACAGAGAAATATTGAAGTCATAGGTGTGCGCAATGGTTTTGATGGGCTTCTGGAGGAGCAATTTTTGCCCTTAAGTTCCAGCCGAGTCAGAGGAATAAACTCTCTCGGCGGGACTATTCTTGGGACGTCTCGGAGTGATAGATTCCTGCTTCCTGAATGGAGACGGCGAGTGCCAGATACGCTTTCCTCTACTGGCATCGACGGGCTCATAGTAATTGGGGGAAATGGGTCCTTGCGAGGTGCAATGGCTTTAGAGGAAGCAGGCATCCCCACTGTGGGAATCCCAGGGACTATTGATAATGATTTGGGAGGCACTGACTTCACACTGGGATTCATAACAGCCGCTGAAACAGCGGTAAAAGCAGTTCGTCGGCTAACTGATGTGGCGTTGTCTGAAAGGGGAATTTTCTTTGTTGAAGTTATGGGACGAAATTCTGGTTATATAGCCATGTTTGTAGGTCTGGCAACCGGAGCTGATTTTGTCAATATACCGGAAGCCCCAGCAACATCTGAGGAAATCTATACAAAGATAAGCCAAGCCGAAGGTAGTGCCATCGTCATATGGGCTGAAGGCTGCGGAGATCCATCACCGCTTGCGGAGTGGCTAAGAGAAGAATTGAATAGAGACATAGAGATTTCTCGCATTGGTCATTTGCAGAGGGGTGGTACTCCGGCAACCTTAGATTCTTTCCTAGGTTTTACCATGGGAGCAGCTGCGCTTTATACCATATCTGAAGGACGCCACTCTATTATGATAGGGACTAGAAATCTACAGCCTGTTGAAGTACCTTATGAAGTGGCAATTGAGCCAAACCCACTTCCTCCCTACCTTCAGTCCATGCTACTACCGCTTTTAAACTCACGTTGA
- a CDS encoding TrmH family RNA methyltransferase: MSLKKELTYGFSPLEEALRSGKVEKIWVRVDKMSKVKQLVDRLEKNRPIPLVAVPKEFFPEKEWVGFLPSEIDYLGWEELPEIGNMVVIVDGVTDSTNLGAIFRASVALSSPNIILDLHNTGSVTPKVVEISRGAALRARVWRLNIKQAIPRLKENGFSVVGLEAHHGTKVYHLDLTGKVALVVGSEDKGIRTTVRTLCDHFGNIPTDFESLNVHVALSIALYEAKRQREFKSGSSMD; encoded by the coding sequence ATGAGTCTAAAGAAAGAGCTTACATACGGTTTTAGTCCTTTGGAAGAAGCACTCAGATCTGGCAAGGTTGAAAAAATCTGGGTACGAGTAGACAAAATGTCAAAGGTTAAGCAGCTAGTGGATAGACTAGAGAAGAACAGACCAATTCCTTTAGTAGCTGTTCCTAAGGAATTCTTTCCTGAAAAAGAATGGGTCGGTTTTCTCCCTTCGGAAATTGACTACTTAGGATGGGAAGAACTGCCTGAAATAGGAAACATGGTTGTGATTGTGGATGGGGTAACAGACAGCACAAATCTGGGGGCCATTTTTCGGGCGTCGGTGGCACTTTCATCTCCCAATATAATCCTTGATCTTCACAACACTGGGTCAGTAACGCCGAAGGTTGTTGAGATTTCCCGTGGAGCAGCTTTAAGGGCACGCGTATGGCGATTAAACATTAAACAGGCTATCCCGAGGCTTAAAGAGAACGGTTTCTCAGTAGTAGGACTGGAAGCACACCATGGAACAAAAGTTTATCATTTGGATTTAACAGGAAAAGTTGCATTAGTCGTTGGGTCTGAAGATAAAGGTATCCGTACAACCGTGAGAACACTATGTGACCATTTTGGCAACATACCAACTGACTTCGAGAGCCTTAATGTTCACGTTGCCCTTAGTATTGCCTTGTATGAAGCAAAACGTCAACGTGAGTTTAAAAGCGGTAGTAGCATGGACTGA
- the cysS gene encoding cysteine--tRNA ligase: MKLYDTLSRKFVDLEKKPGEKIAGYVCGITPYDEPHLGHVRTALVFDLFHRYVKAQGYKPVFVSNFTDVDDKIIERSVQLSIHPFALAEIYERLYYKLMDFLNVEPLYAYIRVSQVIPDIIEAIKQLIDKKHAYVTPDGVYFSVPSFPNYGELSGRKVEDISLLESRVEPSPFKKDPRDFALWKSRKPNETVWWHSPWGDGRPGWHIECTVISVKFAGFPLDFHGGGSDLIFPHHENEKAQSEALMGQEPFARAWMHTGMLRIGKEEMHKSLGNFIGATEIMAKYDPDVLRYLLLSTYYRDPVTFSEEVYNQAANTVNNLRSYFERLDWVSRDGEARTQVVSLVASAKETFHSALEDDLNSSAALAEVHKLIAQLRVEDLNTSEASIVKQFLTHGLRTVFGLRLTKNGKVDESLIQDMVELRNDFRKQKKFSEADAIRDMLLRHGIVLEDTKEGTRWIRE; the protein is encoded by the coding sequence ATGAAGCTGTATGACACCCTTAGTAGAAAATTCGTTGATCTTGAAAAGAAGCCCGGAGAAAAGATTGCAGGATATGTGTGTGGCATAACGCCATACGATGAACCTCATTTGGGCCATGTAAGAACAGCTTTAGTGTTTGACCTGTTTCATCGTTATGTTAAAGCTCAAGGGTACAAGCCAGTATTTGTTTCAAATTTCACCGATGTCGACGATAAAATCATCGAAAGATCAGTACAGCTATCCATTCATCCTTTTGCCTTGGCCGAGATTTATGAAAGGCTTTATTACAAACTCATGGATTTTCTTAACGTAGAACCGCTGTACGCATACATCAGAGTGTCTCAAGTCATTCCAGACATAATCGAAGCTATAAAACAACTCATTGATAAAAAGCATGCTTATGTGACTCCTGATGGGGTTTATTTCTCAGTGCCCAGTTTCCCGAATTACGGTGAACTTTCAGGCAGAAAAGTCGAAGACATATCGCTACTTGAATCTAGAGTAGAGCCTTCGCCGTTTAAAAAAGATCCTAGGGACTTCGCACTGTGGAAGAGTAGGAAACCGAATGAGACTGTTTGGTGGCATAGCCCGTGGGGAGACGGCCGTCCTGGGTGGCACATTGAATGCACTGTCATTTCTGTTAAATTCGCCGGGTTTCCATTGGATTTCCATGGGGGCGGTTCAGATCTGATATTTCCTCATCATGAGAATGAAAAGGCACAGTCAGAAGCTCTCATGGGTCAAGAACCTTTCGCAAGGGCATGGATGCATACTGGTATGCTACGCATCGGCAAAGAAGAGATGCACAAGAGCTTGGGTAATTTCATAGGTGCCACCGAAATCATGGCAAAGTACGACCCAGATGTGTTGAGGTATTTGCTCCTGTCAACGTACTACAGAGATCCTGTCACGTTCTCCGAAGAAGTCTATAACCAGGCAGCAAACACGGTGAACAACCTCAGATCCTATTTCGAGCGACTTGATTGGGTGAGTAGAGATGGGGAAGCTCGAACTCAAGTAGTTAGCCTCGTAGCAAGTGCAAAAGAAACTTTTCATAGCGCACTTGAAGATGATTTGAACTCATCTGCGGCATTGGCTGAGGTGCACAAGCTGATTGCTCAGCTAAGAGTGGAAGACCTAAACACCAGCGAAGCTTCCATAGTCAAACAATTCCTTACCCATGGCTTAAGAACCGTATTTGGACTGCGATTAACTAAAAACGGAAAGGTAGATGAATCTTTGATTCAAGATATGGTTGAGTTGAGAAATGACTTTAGAAAGCAAAAGAAGTTTTCCGAGGCAGACGCCATAAGGGATATGCTCCTAAGACACGGCATAGTGTTGGAGGATACCAAAGAAGGTACCCGATGGATAAGGGAGTAA